Proteins from a genomic interval of Thermotoga sp. Mc24:
- a CDS encoding CBS domain-containing protein: MKVKKWVTQDFPVVEESATVRECLHRMRQYQTNECVVKDREGHFRGVVNKEDLLNVDLDTPIFNKVSLPDFFVHEEDNITHALLLFLEHQEPYLPVIDEEMRLKGAVSLHDFLEALIEALAMDVPGIRFSVLLEDEPGELRKVVDALSLSNINILSIITTRSEDNKREVLIKVDAVDERTLVKLFESLGIKIESIEKEEGF; the protein is encoded by the coding sequence ATGAAAGTCAAAAAATGGGTCACCCAGGATTTCCCGGTGGTTGAAGAATCGGCTACGGTGAGAGAATGCCTTCACAGGATGAGACAGTACCAAACGAACGAATGCGTTGTCAAAGATCGGGAGGGTCATTTCAGAGGAGTGGTGAACAAAGAGGATTTGCTGAACGTGGACCTCGATACTCCTATATTCAATAAAGTTTCTCTTCCGGACTTTTTCGTCCACGAAGAAGACAACATCACTCACGCTCTTCTTCTGTTTCTGGAGCACCAGGAACCTTATCTCCCAGTGATTGACGAAGAGATGCGTCTCAAGGGTGCTGTGAGTCTTCATGATTTTCTTGAAGCACTCATAGAAGCTCTGGCAATGGACGTTCCTGGTATCCGTTTTTCTGTCCTTCTTGAGGACGAACCCGGAGAGTTGAGGAAAGTTGTGGACGCTTTATCGCTCAGTAACATAAACATTTTGTCTATTATCACAACAAGATCGGAAGACAACAAGAGAGAAGTTCTCATCAAAGTGGACGCGGTAGATGAAAGAACACTCGTCAAGCTTTTTGAAAGTCTTGGAATAAAAATAGAATCCATCGAAAAGGAAGAGGGGTTCTGA